Proteins co-encoded in one Plasmodium coatneyi strain Hackeri chromosome 7, complete sequence genomic window:
- a CDS encoding Atp-dependent rna helicase codes for MDPVLNGLSEKDAEPADGKGDPPAPSENSKRKNAHTLSDDYSSKKKAKVGHALEGDPFEEGEDDGQTGGAQNKEEGSSYDGEEDPYCADKGGNSEVNDTKHDDHSGHDSNNDEGETETQNKQSRNKQNSDGENIPKEGDPYPETPFPRGIPTGEGSYQRGREPGVGEPEPPLINKLTNEPYSERYLQLLEDKKKLPAWSAKKNFLKLFKKNDVLIIVGDTGSGKTTQISQFVLESKFAEKKSIAVTQPRRVAAMSVAARVSEELDVELGTYVGYTIRFEDRSSTRTVIKYLTDGMLLRESMYDPLLKRYNTIILDEAHERTLATDILFGVIKNIQEQRNDLKLIVMSATLDAGKFQKFFNGSQILNIPGRLYPVEIFYTLQAEKDYIRVVIRTVYDIHVNEDEGDILVFLTGEEEIEMTKKEIEKLVSKNESAGQLVVLPLYSSLPSTQQQKIFEPAPKPRFKGDKMGRKCILSTNIAETSLTIEGIVYVIDPGFSKQKVYNPRARVESLLIAPISKASAQQRAGRAGRTKPGKCFRLYTEKCFEQTLPEQTYPEILRSNLGSVVLNLKKLGIDDLVHFDFMDPPAPETLMRALEQLNYLGALDDEGELTQKGHFMSEFPVDPQLAKVLIESPSYGCSSEILTIAAMLSVPYCFLRPKVKGKEADEMKTRFSHLDGDHLTLMNVFHAFVNYNRMDINASKKFCYDYFLNHRAMTSAQNVRNQLIRTMEKMELKIVSMNPSNPDYYVNIRKALLSGFYQQVAYKTSKGYYITVKDIQIVTLHPSTVFQINPEWVMYHELILTTKNFIRTVSRIDGKWLLEIARSYYDLDDLPNSEAKNELRMILRKS; via the coding sequence ATGGACCCAGTGTTGAATGGCCTATCCGAAAAGGATGCGGAGCCCGCTGATGGGAAGGGGGACCCGCCAGCCCCAAGTGAAAactccaaaaggaaaaacgcaCACACGTTAAGTGACGATTATAGTAGTAAGAAGAAGGCAAAGGTGGGCCATGCGTTAGAGGGAGATCCCTttgaggaaggggaagatgaTGGTCAAACGGGGGGTGcacaaaataaggaagaaggcaGCTCATACGACGGGGAGGAGGATCCCTATTGTGCAGACAAGGGTGGTAATAGTGAAGTGAATGACACAAAACACGATGATCACAGTGGTCATGACAGTAACAACGATGAGGGGGAGACGGAGACGCAAAATAAGCAGAGCAGGAATAAACAGAACAGTGATGGGGAAAATATCCCCAAGGAGGGAGACCCCTACCCGGAAACGCCCTTTCCAAGGGGAATCCCAACGGGGGAGGGATCCTACCAAAGGGGCAGAGAACCTGGCGTAGGCGAACCGGAACCCCCACTCATAAACAAACTGACAAACGAACCATATAGCGAAAGGTACCTCCAGCTACTGGAGGACAAGAAAAAACTGCCAGCATGgagtgcgaaaaaaaactttctaaagctctttaaaaaaaacgacgtGTTGATTATCGTAGGAGATACAGGAAGTGGAAAGACAACACAGATATCACAATTCGTATTGGAGTCTAAGTTTGCCGAAAAGAAGTCCATAGCTGTGACCCAACCAAGGAGAGTTGCTGCCATGAGTGTAGCCGCAAGAGTTTCAGAAGAGTTAGATGTAGAGCTAGGAACGTATGTAGGATACACCATCAGGTTCGAAGATCGATCTAGTACAAGAACGGTCATAAAATATTTGACAGACGGTATGTTGTTAAGAGAATCAATGTATGACCCCTTGTTAAAAAGATACAACACCATCATTTTGGACGAAGCTCACGAAAGGACCTTAGCCACGGATATCCTCTTCGGGGTAATAAAGAATATACAAGAGCAGAGGAACGATTTAAAGTTAATAGTCATGTCTGCAACGCTAGATGCAGGGAAGTTTCAGAAGTTCTTTAATGGGTCCCAAATATTAAATATCCCAGGGAGGCTATACCCtgtggaaatattttataccCTACAAGCAGAGAAGGATTACATAAGGGTGGTCATAAGGACGGTGTACGACATACATGTAAATGAGGACGAGGGGGACATTCTTGTCTTCCTCACTGGAGAGGAGGAAATAGAAAtgacgaaaaaagaaattgaaaaattagTTTCGAAAAATGAAAGTGCTGGTCAGTTGGTAGTGTTACCCCTTTATTCTTCACTACCATCGACTCAGCAACAGAAAATATTCGAACCTGCTCCCAAGCCAAGATTTAAAGGAGataaaatggggagaaaatgTATCCTGTCCACTAACATCGCAGAAACTTCCCTTACTATAGAAGGAATCGTCTACGTTATCGACCCTGGGTTTTCAAAACAGAAGGTTTACAACCCAAGGGCAAGAGTAGAATCTTTATTAATAGCTCCCATTTCGAAAGCGTCCGCTCAGCAAAGAGCTGGAAgagcaggaagaacaaaaccAGGCAAATGTTTTCGACTCTACACAGAAAAGTGTTTCGAGCAAACATTACCTGAACAGACATACCCAGAAATTTTAAGATCCAACTTAGGTTCTGTTGtcttaaatttaaaaaaattaggaattGACGATTTAGTTCATTTCGATTTTATGGACCCACCGGCACCAGAGACGCTGATGAGAGCCTTAGAACAACTGAACTATTTAGGAGCCTTAGATGATGAGGGAGAATTAACCCAGAAGGGACACTTCATGTCTGAATTTCCTGTAGATCCTCAGCTAGCCAAAGTGCTGATTGAGTCCCCAAGTTATGGCTGTTCCAGCGAAATACTAACCATTGCAGCCATGCTTTCTGTGCCCTACTGTTTTTTAAGGCCAAAAGTGAAAGGCAAAGAAGCAGACGAAATGAAAACGAGATTCTCACACCTAGATGGAGACCACCTAACTCTTATGAATGTCTTCCATGCTTTTGTCAATTATAACCGAATGGATATAAATGCCTCCAAAAAATTCTGTTacgattattttttaaatcatagAGCTATGACATCTGCCCAGAATGTTAGAAACCAACTCATCAgaacaatggaaaaaatggaactaaAAATTGTTTCCATGAACCCATCCAACCCTGACTACTATGTAAATATAAGGAAGGCTTTGCTGAGTGGGTTCTACCAACAAGTGGCCTACAAAACTAGCAAAGGGTACTACATCACCGTGAAGGACATTCAAATAGTTACTCTACACCCGTCAACAGTATTTCAAATAAACCCTGAATGGGTCATGTATCACGAACTTATTTTAAccacaaaaaattttataagaACGGTCAGCAGAATTGATGGTAAGTGGCTGCTTGAGATTGCTAGGAGCTACTACGACTTGGACGACCTGCCAAACAGCGAGGCGAAGAATGAGTTACGCATGATTCTTAGGAAGTCCTAA